In Ovis canadensis isolate MfBH-ARS-UI-01 breed Bighorn chromosome 3, ARS-UI_OviCan_v2, whole genome shotgun sequence, one DNA window encodes the following:
- the LOC138436461 gene encoding ubiquitin carboxyl-terminal hydrolase 17-like protein 6: MENLVGLACRDPGAASEHGGGACPAPFNVLAGGQGGRASAAGADAPRGPSVPEGPSPAVGRPQRGDLAPGSAGLAPGQKVALSWRGPWGVGAGLQNLGNTCYVNAALQCLSHTPPLASWLVSRQHATLCPAGGSCTLCAMRAHVTRALLHAGEVIRPHRDLLAGFHRHQQEDAHEFLMFTLSGMQQGCLSASQPSGHASEDTGVIRQIFGGTWRSQIQCLHCLGVSDTFDPYLDISLDITAAQSVEQALRELVKPEKLEAENAYDCGVCLRKVPATKRLTLHSTSQVLVLVLKRFTQLSGAKRAQEVRYPQCLDVQPYTSERKAGPLGYVLYAVLVHSGWSCERGHYFCYVRAGNGQWYKMDDAKVTACDETAALSQSAYVLFYAREGAWEGGAGGGAVAPLGADPTDPGQPAGDASGRAPGSQDSPGDTEAEGMSLEQWRRLQEHNRPKPALELRKIQAALPAGAVVIHRSRHGGGRNRPPPAQEHHRLDRPSTDTPPPGPTDVGHRPCASGRARATKGRNKKPRPSLGLWR, encoded by the coding sequence ATGGAAAACCTCGTGGGCCTTGCTTGCAGAGACCCGGGGGCTGCTTCTGAGCACGGGGGAGGTGCGTGTCCGGCTCCCTTCAACGTCTTAGCCGGAGGGCAAGGTGGTCGGGCCAGCGCCGCTGGTGCGGATGCCCCCCGGGGACCCTCTGTCCCTGAGGGGCCGTCGCCGGCAGTCGGGCGCCCCCAGCGGGGTGACTTGGCTCCCGGGTCAGCGGGGCTGGCGCCTGGCCAGAAAGTCGCCCTGAGTTGGAGGGGGCCGTGGGGGGTGGGCGCTGGGCTTCAGAATCTGGGGAACACGTGCTACGTGAATGCGGCGCTGCAGTGTCTGAGCCACACGCCGCCCCTGGCCAGCTGGCTGGTGTCCCGGCAGCACGCCACCCTCTGTCCGGCCGGCGGCTCCTGCACGCTCTGTGCCATGCGAGCTCACGTGACCCGAGCCCTCCTTCACGCGGGAGAGGTGATCCGGCCCCACAGGGACCTGCTGGCGGGCTTCCACAGACACCAGCAGGAAGATGCCCACGAGTTTCTGATGTTCACTCTGAGTGGCATGCAGCAAGGGTGCCTGAGTGCATCCCAGCCGTCGGGCCACGCCTCCGAGGACACCGGCGTCATCCGTCAGATCTTTGGGGGGACGTGGAGGTCTCAGATCCAGTGTCTCCACTGCCTCGGTGTCTCGGACACGTTCGACCCTTATCTGGACATCAGCCTGGATATCACGGCGGCTCAGAGTgtggagcaagctctgagagagctGGTCAAGCCCGAGAAGCTGGAGGCGGAAAATGCCTATGACTGTGGCGTTTGTCTCCGGAAGGTGCCTGCCACCAAGAGGTTGACTTTGCACAGCACCTCCCAGGTCCTGGTGCTGGTGCTGAAGCGGTTCACACAGCTGAGCGGGGCCAAAAGGGCTCAGGAGGTGCGCTATCCCCAGTGCCTGGACGTGCAGCCCTACACGTCTGAGCGGAAGGCAGGGCCACTGGGCTATGTGCTCTATGCCGTGCTGGTGCACTCCGGGTGGAGCTGTGAGCGAGGACACTACTTTTGTTACGTCCGAGCGGGCAACGGCCAGTGGTATAAGATGGACGATGCCAAGGTGACCGCCTGTGACGAGACCGCTGCCCTGAGCCAGAGCGCCTACGTCCTGTTCTACGCCCGGGAGGGTGCGTGGGAAGGGggcgctgggggaggggcagtggccCCCCTCGGGGCTGACCCCACAGACCCCGGGCAGCCTGCAGGAGACGCCAGCGGCAGAGCTCCTGGGTCGCAGGATTCCCCGGGGGACACAGAGGCCGAAGGGATGAGCTTAGAGCAGTGGAGACGCCTGCAAGAACACAACCGACCGAAGCCGGCCTTGGAGCTGCGCAAgatccaggctgccctgcctgccGGCGCGGTCGTGATTCACCGGTCCAGACACGGAGGAGGGAGAaaccgcccgccgcccgcccaggAGCACCACCGGCTCGACCGTCCCAGCACGGACACCCCGCCTCCGGGGCCGACGGACGTCGGCCACCGTCCTTGTGCCAGCGGGAGGGCCAGAGCGACCAAGGGGAGGAACAAGAAGCCGCGGCCATCTCTGGGGCTGTGGCGGTAG
- the LOC138436464 gene encoding ubiquitin carboxyl-terminal hydrolase 17-like protein 6, with protein sequence MENLVGLACRDPGAASEHGGGACPAPFNVLAGGQGGRASAAGADAPRGPSVPEGPSPAVGRPQRGDLAPGSAGLAPGQKVALSWRGPWGVGAGLQNLGNTCYVNAALQCLSHTPPLASWLVSRQHATLCPAGGSCTLCAMRAHVTRALLHAGEVIRPHRDLLAGFHRHQQEDAHEFLMFTLSGMQQGCLSASQPSGHASEDTGVIRQIFGGTWRSQIQCLHCLGVSDTFDPYLDISLDITAAQSVEQALRELVKPEKLEAENAYDCGVCLRKVPATKRLTLHSTSQVLVLVLKRFTQLSGAKRAQEVRYPQCLDVQPYTSERKAGPLGYVLYAVLVHSGWSCERGHYFCYVRAGNGQWYKMDDAKVTACDETAALSQSAYVLFYAREGAWEGGAGGGAVAPLGADPTDPGQPAGDASGRAPGSQDSPGDTEAEGMSLEQWRRLQEHNRPKPALELRKIQAALPAGAVVIHRSRHGGGRNRPPPAQEHHRLDRPSTDTPPPGPTDVGHRPCASGRARATKGRNKKPRPSLGLWR encoded by the coding sequence ATGGAAAACCTCGTGGGCCTTGCTTGCAGAGACCCGGGGGCTGCTTCTGAGCACGGGGGAGGTGCGTGTCCGGCTCCCTTCAACGTCTTAGCCGGAGGGCAAGGTGGTCGGGCCAGCGCCGCTGGTGCGGATGCCCCCCGGGGACCCTCTGTCCCTGAGGGGCCGTCGCCGGCAGTCGGGCGCCCCCAGCGGGGTGACTTGGCTCCCGGGTCAGCGGGGCTGGCGCCTGGCCAGAAAGTCGCCCTGAGTTGGAGGGGGCCGTGGGGGGTGGGCGCTGGGCTTCAGAATCTGGGGAACACGTGCTACGTGAATGCGGCGCTGCAGTGTCTGAGCCACACGCCGCCCCTGGCCAGCTGGCTGGTGTCCCGGCAGCACGCCACCCTCTGTCCGGCCGGCGGCTCCTGCACGCTCTGTGCCATGCGAGCTCACGTGACCCGAGCCCTCCTTCACGCGGGAGAGGTGATCCGGCCCCACAGGGACCTGCTGGCGGGCTTCCACAGACACCAGCAGGAAGATGCCCACGAGTTTCTGATGTTCACTCTGAGTGGCATGCAGCAAGGGTGCCTGAGTGCATCCCAGCCGTCGGGCCACGCCTCCGAGGACACCGGCGTCATCCGTCAGATCTTTGGGGGGACGTGGAGGTCTCAGATCCAGTGTCTCCACTGCCTCGGTGTCTCGGACACGTTCGACCCTTATCTGGACATCAGCCTGGATATCACGGCGGCTCAGAGTgtggagcaagctctgagagagctGGTCAAGCCCGAGAAGCTGGAGGCGGAAAATGCCTATGACTGTGGCGTTTGTCTCCGGAAGGTGCCTGCCACCAAGAGGTTGACTTTGCACAGCACCTCCCAGGTCCTGGTGCTGGTGCTGAAGCGGTTCACACAGCTGAGCGGGGCCAAAAGGGCTCAGGAGGTGCGCTATCCCCAGTGCCTGGACGTGCAGCCCTACACGTCTGAGCGGAAGGCAGGGCCACTGGGCTATGTGCTCTATGCCGTGCTGGTGCACTCCGGGTGGAGCTGTGAGCGAGGACACTACTTTTGTTACGTCCGAGCGGGCAACGGCCAGTGGTATAAGATGGACGATGCCAAGGTGACCGCCTGTGACGAGACCGCTGCCCTGAGCCAGAGCGCCTACGTCCTGTTCTACGCCCGGGAGGGTGCGTGGGAAGGGggcgctgggggaggggcagtggccCCCCTCGGGGCTGACCCCACAGACCCCGGGCAGCCTGCAGGAGACGCCAGCGGCAGAGCTCCTGGGTCGCAGGATTCCCCGGGGGACACAGAGGCCGAAGGGATGAGCTTAGAGCAGTGGAGACGCCTGCAAGAACACAACCGACCGAAGCCGGCCTTGGAGCTGCGCAAgatccaggctgccctgcctgccGGCGCGGTCGTGATTCACCGGTCCAGACACGGAGGAGGGAGAAACCGCCCACCGCCCGCCCAGGAGCACCACCGGCTCGACCGTCCCAGCACGGACACCCCGCCTCCGGGGCCGACGGACGTCGGCCACCGTCCTTGTGCCAGCGGGAGGGCCAGAGCGACCAAGGGGAGGAACAAGAAGCCGCGGCCATCTCTGGGGCTGTGGCGGTAG
- the LOC138436466 gene encoding ubiquitin carboxyl-terminal hydrolase 17-like protein 6, producing the protein MENLVGLACRDPGAASEHGGGACPAPFNVLAGGQGGRASAAGADAPRGPSVPEGPSPAVGRPQRGDLAPGSAGLAPGQKVALSWRGPWGVGAGLQNLGNTCYVNAALQCLSHTPPLASWLVSRQHATLCPAGGSCTLCAMRAHVTRALLHAGEVIRPHRDLLAGFHRHQQEDAHEFLMFTLSGMQQGCLSASQPSGHASEDTGVVRQIFGGTWRSQIQCLHCLGVSDTFDPYLDISLDITAAQSVEQALRELVKPEKLEAENAYDCGVCLRKVPATKRLTLHSTSQVLVLVLKRFTQLSGAKRAQEVRYPQCLDVQPYTSERKAGPLGYVLYAVLVHSRWSCERGHYFCYVRAGNGQWYKMDDAKVTACDETAALSQSAYVLFYAREGAWEGGAGGGAVAPLGADPTDPGQPAGDASGRAPGSQDSPGDTEAEGMSLEQWRRLQEHNRPKPALELRKIQAALPAGAVVIHRSRHGGGRNRPPPAQEHHRLDRPSTDTPPPGPTDVGHRPCASGRARATKGRNKKPRPSLGLWR; encoded by the coding sequence ATGGAAAACCTCGTGGGCCTTGCTTGCAGAGACCCGGGGGCTGCTTCTGAGCACGGGGGAGGTGCGTGTCCGGCTCCCTTCAACGTCTTAGCCGGAGGGCAAGGTGGTCGGGCCAGCGCCGCTGGTGCGGATGCCCCTCGGGGACCCTCTGTCCCTGAGGGGCCGTCGCCGGCAGTCGGGCGCCCCCAGCGGGGTGACTTGGCTCCCGGGTCAGCGGGGCTGGCGCCTGGCCAGAAAGTCGCCCTGAGTTGGAGGGGGCCGTGGGGGGTGGGCGCTGGGCTTCAGAATCTGGGGAACACGTGCTACGTGAATGCGGCGCTGCAGTGTCTGAGCCACACGCCGCCCCTGGCCAGCTGGCTGGTGTCCCGGCAGCACGCCACCCTCTGTCCGGCCGGCGGCTCCTGCACGCTCTGTGCCATGCGAGCTCACGTGACCCGAGCCCTCCTTCACGCGGGAGAGGTGATCCGGCCCCACAGGGACCTGCTGGCGGGCTTCCACAGACACCAGCAGGAAGATGCCCACGAGTTTCTGATGTTCACTCTGAGTGGCATGCAGCAAGGGTGCCTGAGTGCATCCCAGCCGTCGGGCCACGCCTCCGAGGACACCGGCGTCGTCCGTCAGATCTTTGGCGGGACGTGGAGGTCTCAGATCCAGTGTCTCCACTGCCTCGGTGTCTCGGACACGTTCGACCCTTATCTGGACATCAGCCTGGATATCACGGCGGCTCAGAGTgtggagcaagctctgagagagctGGTCAAGCCCGAGAAGCTGGAGGCGGAAAATGCCTATGACTGTGGCGTTTGTCTCCGGAAGGTGCCTGCCACCAAGAGGTTGACTTTGCACAGCACCTCCCAGGTCCTGGTGCTGGTGCTGAAGCGGTTCACACAGCTGAGCGGGGCCAAAAGGGCTCAGGAGGTGCGCTATCCCCAGTGCCTGGACGTGCAGCCCTACACGTCTGAGCGGAAGGCAGGGCCACTGGGCTACGTGCTCTATGCCGTGCTGGTGCATTCCAGGTGGAGCTGTGAGCGAGGACACTACTTTTGTTACGTCCGAGCGGGCAACGGCCAGTGGTATAAGATGGACGATGCCAAGGTGACCGCCTGTGACGAGACCGCTGCCCTGAGCCAGAGCGCCTACGTCCTGTTCTACGCCCGGGAGGGTGCGTGGGAAGGGggcgctgggggaggggcagtggccCCCCTCGGGGCTGACCCCACAGACCCCGGGCAGCCTGCAGGAGACGCCAGCGGCAGAGCTCCTGGGTCGCAGGATTCCCCGGGGGACACAGAGGCCGAAGGGATGAGCTTAGAGCAGTGGAGACGCCTGCAAGAACACAACCGACCGAAGCCGGCCTTGGAGCTGCGCAAgatccaggctgccctgcctgccGGCGCGGTCGTGATTCACCGGTCCAGACACGGAGGAGGGAGAaaccgcccgccgcccgcccaggAGCACCACCGGCTCGACCGTCCCAGCACGGACACCCCGCCTCCGGGGCCGACGGACGTCGGCCACCGTCCTTGTGCCAGCGGGAGGGCCAGAGCGACCAAGGGGAGGAACAAGAAGCCGCGGCCATCTCTGGGGCTGTGGCGGTAG